In Pseudanabaena galeata CCNP1313, one genomic interval encodes:
- a CDS encoding MBL fold metallo-hydrolase: protein MLFRQLFDQETGTYTYLIADSATKEAVLVDPVLEQVERDLKLLRELGLTLKFCLETHIHADHITGTGKLRELTGCEGIVPENAHAACANRFVKHEEVLNVGEIKIQAIATSGHTDSHMSFLIDGTHLLTGDALLIRGCGRTDFQSGDAGTLYDHVTQRLFTLPDTTFVYPGHDYRGNLVSTIGEEKQWNPRFVGRDRAQFIEFMGSLNLPNPKKIAEAVPANERCGKVALAV, encoded by the coding sequence ATGCTATTTCGCCAGTTATTCGATCAAGAGACAGGAACCTATACTTATCTGATTGCCGATTCAGCTACAAAGGAAGCAGTCCTAGTCGATCCAGTTTTAGAACAGGTTGAGCGCGATCTTAAACTCTTGCGAGAGTTGGGCTTGACCCTCAAATTTTGTTTGGAAACCCATATTCATGCTGACCACATCACAGGTACGGGCAAATTACGCGAACTAACAGGCTGTGAAGGTATTGTCCCTGAAAATGCCCATGCGGCCTGTGCTAATCGCTTTGTAAAACACGAAGAAGTTTTGAATGTGGGCGAAATTAAAATTCAGGCGATCGCCACATCTGGGCATACCGACAGCCACATGTCTTTCTTGATTGATGGCACACATTTATTAACAGGTGATGCCCTTCTAATTCGCGGTTGCGGACGCACCGACTTCCAAAGTGGCGATGCGGGTACTTTGTACGATCATGTCACCCAAAGGTTGTTTACGCTGCCCGATACTACCTTCGTTTACCCTGGACATGACTATCGCGGCAATTTGGTATCCACCATCGGCGAAGAGAAACAATGGAATCCTCGTTTTGTAGGACGCGATCGCGCTCAATTTATTGAATTTATGGGCAGTCTCAATTTGCCAAATCCCAAAAAGATCGCTGAGGCAGTACCCGCCAATGAGCGTTGTGGTAAGGTTGCGCTTGCGGTTTAA
- a CDS encoding DUF4079 domain-containing protein produces the protein MNSETLSVLKPYLSFFHPIMMWVLLGITIYAMYLGVQVRRTRLVEGDVKKEMIKGKFAIRHHQIGSIVLAIMVLGAIGGIVATYISSGKIFINAHLFAGLGMVGAIAVSASLVPFMQKHNWVRSVHVAINMVVMGLFGWQALTGIQIVQKILASMNAPVAG, from the coding sequence ATGAATTCAGAAACCTTATCGGTACTTAAACCCTATCTCAGCTTTTTCCATCCCATTATGATGTGGGTATTGCTAGGTATTACTATCTATGCGATGTATCTGGGAGTGCAAGTTCGTCGCACCAGACTAGTAGAAGGCGATGTTAAGAAAGAAATGATCAAAGGTAAATTCGCAATTCGTCATCACCAAATTGGTTCTATCGTGCTAGCCATAATGGTATTGGGAGCAATCGGTGGAATTGTAGCGACATATATAAGTAGTGGCAAGATTTTCATTAACGCCCATTTGTTTGCTGGTTTAGGAATGGTAGGCGCGATCGCGGTTTCAGCATCGTTAGTTCCCTTTATGCAGAAGCATAACTGGGTTCGTAGCGTTCATGTGGCGATTAATATGGTAGTGATGGGTCTATTTGGTTGGCAAGCCCTGACTGGTATCCAAATTGTCCAGAAGATTTTGGCTTCCATGAATGCACCTGTTGCTGGTTAA
- a CDS encoding alpha/beta fold hydrolase codes for MFIPRGFNKRSVLTKLGKMVYYTAQGEPWNEHNPTEALVFLHGFGGGSSAYEWSKVYPAFAADYQVLAPDLIGWGRSDHPDRSYKAEDYIDTIIEFMEQTCSVPTTVIASSLTAAFTIRAAIDRPELFKSLIVTTASGLGEFGQDYRRSGFAQFAQAVNAPFLNQLLYGTGVANSFGIRSFLEQRQFANAALVYPEIVEAYLESAQRENAEYAALSFVRGDLCFDLSQYITKLTVPTAMIWGRGSQFTNPNVGRQLAAMNPEVIRRFYYLDDVGFTPQLEQPAVMTGLIRQILPLLE; via the coding sequence ATGTTTATACCTCGTGGTTTTAACAAACGTTCTGTCTTAACCAAACTTGGCAAGATGGTTTATTACACGGCTCAAGGAGAACCATGGAATGAACATAATCCTACAGAAGCATTAGTCTTTCTGCACGGTTTTGGCGGTGGTTCCTCCGCCTACGAATGGTCAAAAGTATATCCAGCTTTTGCCGCAGACTATCAAGTCTTGGCTCCCGATTTGATTGGTTGGGGGCGATCGGATCATCCCGATCGCAGCTACAAAGCCGAAGATTACATCGACACGATCATCGAATTTATGGAGCAGACCTGTTCCGTTCCCACAACTGTAATCGCCTCGTCATTGACAGCAGCGTTCACAATTCGTGCAGCGATTGATCGTCCAGAGTTATTTAAGTCATTAATTGTTACAACAGCCTCTGGTTTAGGTGAGTTTGGGCAAGACTATCGCCGTAGTGGTTTTGCTCAGTTCGCTCAGGCAGTGAATGCTCCTTTTCTCAATCAACTGCTCTACGGTACGGGTGTGGCAAACAGTTTTGGCATCCGTAGCTTTTTGGAACAGCGCCAGTTTGCCAATGCCGCGCTAGTTTACCCTGAAATTGTTGAAGCTTATCTGGAATCGGCTCAGCGTGAGAATGCAGAATACGCAGCACTCTCATTTGTTCGCGGTGATTTGTGCTTTGATTTGTCTCAGTACATCACAAAATTGACGGTTCCTACCGCCATGATTTGGGGCAGGGGTTCTCAGTTCACCAACCCTAATGTCGGTCGTCAGCTTGCAGCGATGAATCCTGAAGTCATTCGGCGTTTTTATTATTTGGATGATGTGGGATTTACCCCACAGCTAGAGCAACCTGCGGTGATGACTGGACTAATTCGCCAGATTTTGCCATTGCTTGAGTAG
- a CDS encoding Tll0287-like domain-containing protein, with translation MQKSYQFILNLFLVVGISLFAFAWSPAIAIAVPIIPHPEELVHAVQEIESLDAMRTGLASSLEGSTEEPTQQTMKEVCRPVGMQAMQLSKENGWQVKQIATKYRNPAHAPENLHDKMALAKFEQDHELVGIWDRETINQQAGTRYYRRIDVEASCLVCHGAKDQRPQFVQKGYPQDLAYNFKVGDLRGMYAVFIPDEMKKAIQDSVTP, from the coding sequence ATGCAAAAATCATATCAGTTCATTCTCAATCTCTTTCTAGTAGTTGGGATCAGTTTGTTTGCGTTCGCATGGAGTCCTGCGATCGCCATAGCTGTTCCAATTATTCCCCATCCTGAAGAATTAGTTCATGCTGTTCAGGAAATTGAATCTCTAGACGCAATGCGGACAGGCTTGGCTTCGAGTCTAGAAGGAAGCACTGAAGAACCAACCCAACAAACGATGAAAGAAGTCTGTCGTCCTGTGGGAATGCAAGCCATGCAACTCAGCAAAGAAAATGGTTGGCAGGTGAAGCAAATCGCAACTAAGTATCGCAATCCTGCCCATGCTCCTGAAAATCTCCATGACAAGATGGCATTGGCAAAGTTTGAGCAAGACCATGAGTTAGTGGGAATTTGGGATCGGGAAACCATTAATCAGCAGGCAGGAACGCGCTACTATCGCCGTATCGATGTGGAAGCAAGTTGTTTAGTCTGTCATGGCGCAAAGGATCAGCGTCCGCAGTTTGTGCAGAAAGGCTATCCTCAAGACTTGGCGTATAACTTCAAAGTTGGCGACTTGCGCGGTATGTATGCCGTATTCATTCCCGATGAAATGAAAAAAGCAATTCAAGATTCTGTTACTCCTTAG
- a CDS encoding rhodanese-like domain-containing protein gives MKSIPSLLLGIILSFCLLLSLQPNAIASEPIDIPNLLSSIEGYPRLEISLDKYLMAIPSGYYTIADVEELKSLMADRQALLVDVREPSEYQLGHIPNAINIPLRTISRNLSKIPSDRPVILYCSTGYRSSMGVMTLHLLNYDNVKGFPPSLSGWKQAGGAIAKT, from the coding sequence ATGAAGTCAATTCCATCTCTACTACTCGGCATCATTTTATCATTCTGTCTTTTGTTGAGCCTTCAACCCAACGCGATCGCCTCAGAACCAATCGATATACCTAATCTGCTGTCGAGTATCGAAGGATATCCGCGACTGGAAATATCTTTGGATAAATATCTCATGGCAATTCCATCGGGATACTACACGATCGCTGATGTCGAAGAGTTGAAAAGTTTGATGGCAGATCGTCAAGCCCTATTAGTGGATGTCCGCGAACCATCAGAATATCAATTGGGACATATCCCGAATGCCATTAACATTCCACTGCGGACAATATCGCGCAATTTAAGCAAAATTCCTAGCGATCGCCCTGTGATTTTATACTGTTCTACGGGTTATCGCTCTTCGATGGGTGTGATGACCTTACATTTGCTCAATTATGACAATGTGAAGGGCTTTCCGCCGAGTCTTTCAGGTTGGAAACAAGCTGGTGGGGCGATCGCTAAGACTTAA
- a CDS encoding class I SAM-dependent methyltransferase, whose translation MHSKEHWETVYSTKASDSVSWFQEHAETSLKFIKNLNLEKSAPIIDVGGGASTLVDDLLLNCYSHLSVLDLSGAALEIAKKRIGSNSVNVQWHEGDVTEVKFSKHQFEVWHDRAVFHFLTNLEDREAYIKNVLHSVKPNGHIIISTFSEDGPTQCSGLPVMRYSAENMQAEFGENFFLKEQLKENHNTPFGTTQKFVFCHFVKKI comes from the coding sequence ATGCATAGCAAAGAACATTGGGAAACGGTTTACTCTACAAAAGCCTCGGATTCTGTTAGTTGGTTTCAGGAACATGCTGAAACCTCTTTAAAATTTATAAAAAATTTAAATTTAGAGAAAAGCGCTCCAATTATTGATGTGGGTGGTGGAGCTTCAACCCTTGTAGATGACCTTCTCCTAAATTGCTATTCACATCTATCTGTTCTTGATCTTTCGGGCGCAGCTCTTGAAATCGCTAAAAAAAGAATTGGCTCAAATTCAGTAAATGTCCAATGGCATGAGGGTGATGTAACGGAAGTAAAATTTTCTAAGCATCAATTTGAAGTGTGGCATGACCGTGCAGTCTTTCATTTTTTAACAAATCTGGAAGATCGTGAAGCTTACATTAAAAATGTATTACATTCTGTCAAGCCAAATGGTCATATTATTATTTCTACATTTTCAGAAGATGGTCCAACTCAATGTAGTGGCTTACCTGTGATGCGCTATTCCGCAGAAAATATGCAAGCTGAGTTCGGTGAGAATTTCTTTCTTAAAGAGCAATTAAAAGAAAATCACAATACGCCTTTTGGCACAACGCAAAAATTTGTGTTTTGTCACTTTGTAAAAAAAATTTAA
- a CDS encoding pepsin/retropepsin-like aspartic protease family protein — protein MRSTFEFPFSDDEALPTIPITLSSVNFSVSANALLDSGSTVNLLPYDIGLRLGAIWEEQTVRLPLAGNLAKVEARGLFVDVQIGSLEPVRLAFAWAQAAHVPLILGQTNFFREFDVCFQRSRQIIEITRFH, from the coding sequence ATGCGTAGTACGTTCGAGTTTCCCTTTTCTGACGATGAAGCATTACCCACGATTCCGATCACTTTGAGTTCTGTAAACTTTTCTGTCTCCGCAAATGCATTGTTAGATAGTGGCTCTACCGTTAATCTGTTACCTTATGACATTGGGCTACGATTGGGGGCGATTTGGGAGGAACAGACTGTGCGCTTACCATTAGCTGGAAATCTTGCAAAGGTTGAAGCAAGGGGTTTATTTGTAGATGTTCAAATTGGGAGTCTGGAACCAGTTCGCCTAGCATTTGCTTGGGCGCAAGCTGCTCATGTGCCACTAATCCTTGGGCAAACAAACTTTTTTCGAGAATTTGATGTCTGTTTTCAGCGATCGCGACAAATAATTGAAATTACTCGTTTCCACTAA
- a CDS encoding cupin domain-containing protein: protein MTIMNPENTAIHWKEVIEYASTGIKSKILLEDGNCRYTLMSLSLGKAIAEHTNPRNATVNVIEGQGIFNLVGKEIVMESGVFIFIPANTPHAIQSSTELTFLLTLSEQKENTK from the coding sequence ATGACCATAATGAACCCAGAGAATACAGCTATTCATTGGAAAGAAGTAATTGAGTATGCTTCAACAGGAATTAAGAGTAAGATTTTATTAGAAGATGGAAACTGTCGATATACTTTGATGTCGCTATCTTTGGGAAAAGCGATCGCTGAACATACCAACCCTCGCAATGCCACAGTGAACGTCATCGAAGGGCAAGGAATATTTAACCTAGTAGGTAAGGAGATTGTTATGGAGTCTGGAGTATTTATTTTTATTCCTGCTAATACTCCCCATGCCATTCAATCGTCAACCGAACTTACATTTTTGCTAACTCTTTCAGAACAGAAAGAGAATACTAAGTAA
- a CDS encoding FAD-dependent oxidoreductase: MSVDQKRILIIGGNAGGASCAARSRRLSETAEIIVFEQGSFVSFANCGLPYYIGDVITDEKKLLVANVALFRDRFKIDVRLENEVMAINREAMQITVKNRQTGAIYQESYDALVLATGAAPIIPPLAGIDLTGIFVVRTIPDSRQIRAWIDEHQAKRAVVVGGGFIGLEMAENLVNRGIEVTLIESQSQVMSPLDPEMVVSVQETMRSHHVNLVLGDSVSKFERNDHGIAVTTKSGATHTAEIVILGIGVRPETALAKAAGLEIGDRGGIRVNECMQTSDPKIWAVGDAVEVKDFVTGEWTLIPLAGPANRQGRIAADVICEACPSTFRGVQGTSVCGAFGLTIASTGVNEKTLKRLDWEYEKVYLHPIHHAGYYPDAKPIDLKLLFSKEDGRILGAQAVGEEGVEKRIDAIAIAMQMGATVFDLEEAELCYAPQFGSAKDPVNMAGMIAANVLRGDATLVHWEQLSNLDGRLLLDVRNVDEFEAGNVQGAVNIPLPQLRDRLNELNPEQEIWVYCQVGQRGYYATRILSLNGFKAYNLSGGFKTFQAVKQAF; the protein is encoded by the coding sequence ATGAGCGTAGACCAAAAACGTATTCTAATTATCGGTGGTAACGCGGGAGGAGCATCCTGTGCAGCGCGATCGCGGCGGCTATCAGAGACTGCCGAAATCATTGTTTTTGAGCAAGGTTCGTTTGTATCCTTTGCCAACTGTGGATTGCCCTACTACATTGGTGATGTGATTACCGATGAGAAAAAGTTGCTGGTTGCCAATGTTGCCCTATTTCGCGATCGCTTTAAGATTGATGTGCGCTTAGAAAATGAAGTAATGGCGATCAATCGCGAAGCGATGCAGATTACTGTTAAAAATCGTCAAACAGGTGCTATCTATCAGGAATCCTATGATGCGCTGGTCTTAGCCACTGGTGCAGCTCCGATCATTCCCCCTTTAGCAGGAATAGATTTAACAGGAATCTTTGTGGTGCGAACGATTCCCGATAGTCGCCAGATTCGGGCATGGATTGACGAGCATCAAGCAAAACGAGCGGTGGTCGTCGGTGGCGGATTTATTGGCTTAGAAATGGCTGAGAATCTAGTTAATCGCGGGATTGAGGTAACTCTGATTGAATCGCAATCACAGGTAATGTCACCCCTCGATCCTGAGATGGTGGTTTCGGTACAGGAAACAATGCGATCGCACCATGTCAATTTGGTGTTAGGCGATAGCGTTAGCAAATTTGAACGCAATGATCATGGCATCGCTGTCACCACAAAATCGGGGGCAACGCATACCGCCGAAATCGTTATTCTGGGCATCGGTGTACGTCCAGAGACAGCATTGGCAAAAGCCGCAGGGTTAGAAATTGGCGATCGCGGCGGTATTCGTGTCAATGAGTGTATGCAGACTAGCGATCCGAAAATTTGGGCGGTGGGAGATGCAGTCGAAGTTAAAGACTTTGTTACGGGTGAGTGGACATTAATTCCCTTAGCGGGTCCTGCGAATCGTCAAGGACGAATTGCGGCGGATGTGATTTGCGAAGCTTGTCCTAGTACCTTTCGCGGCGTACAGGGAACTTCAGTTTGTGGTGCATTCGGCTTGACGATCGCATCTACAGGAGTCAATGAGAAGACTCTGAAACGATTAGACTGGGAATACGAGAAGGTCTATCTCCATCCAATTCACCATGCTGGATATTATCCCGACGCGAAACCGATTGATTTAAAACTTCTATTCTCAAAGGAGGATGGGCGAATTTTGGGAGCGCAGGCGGTGGGAGAAGAGGGTGTGGAAAAACGCATTGATGCGATCGCGATCGCTATGCAGATGGGCGCGACCGTATTCGATCTCGAAGAAGCGGAGTTATGCTATGCACCCCAATTTGGCTCGGCGAAAGATCCTGTAAATATGGCAGGAATGATCGCGGCGAATGTTCTTAGAGGTGATGCGACTTTGGTACATTGGGAGCAACTCTCAAATCTTGATGGTAGATTGCTGCTTGATGTTCGCAATGTTGATGAGTTTGAGGCAGGGAATGTGCAAGGAGCGGTAAATATACCGTTACCGCAGTTACGCGATCGCTTAAATGAGCTAAATCCAGAGCAGGAGATTTGGGTTTATTGTCAGGTCGGACAGCGAGGTTATTACGCCACGAGGATTCTGAGTTTAAATGGATTTAAGGCTTATAACTTGAGTGGTGGTTTTAAAACGTTCCAAGCAGTTAAGCAAGCTTTTTGA
- a CDS encoding pentapeptide repeat-containing protein, whose amino-acid sequence MSKLSRLFPFLENFNLKTSTPKEPPSKQRLWLGKFVWIVIIIAIVGIGGRFLFFKVESNPFQLPMTAYDWTGFGESYDQDVLTVTETAKETPSNKQTIKTTKTTNRLQPAKTLWDLMSLLLAPATLAGLGFWFQSSQEKAKRDKEDADKKRELARQQEQAKRDAEQQREQALQSYYDQLSVLLVDKKLGAVLLYQLNTSTDDIDNVSELEVGDTKQAEIDADAALNVVKAKTLSLFRAFEQDMPRKSSVLSFLGDSGLLIHLKLDLSSSNWKEANLSNAQLSGVNFSGANFSKAQLFGANLRGANLSMTNFKKAKLSLANLSKTDLSDANLNKAQLDVANLSDAQLIGTQLIGAELIGCDLMRANLSDANLSDAYLSGAFLKGANFSKANLSGANLSRAFLNGAKFSKANLSGADLSYADLSDVDLIGAIIDIQQIKSAKGWESALFSDTVRAELDKSISQKQINQ is encoded by the coding sequence ATGTCTAAATTATCTCGACTTTTTCCATTTCTAGAAAACTTTAATTTGAAGACATCTACACCCAAAGAGCCTCCGTCTAAGCAAAGACTTTGGTTAGGTAAATTCGTCTGGATTGTTATTATCATTGCTATTGTTGGTATTGGTGGACGATTTCTTTTTTTTAAGGTTGAAAGCAACCCTTTTCAGCTACCAATGACTGCGTATGACTGGACTGGTTTTGGCGAAAGCTACGATCAAGATGTTTTGACGGTAACAGAAACAGCTAAAGAAACCCCAAGTAATAAGCAAACGATAAAGACAACAAAAACCACAAATCGTCTACAACCAGCAAAGACTTTGTGGGATTTGATGAGTTTGTTATTGGCTCCTGCTACGTTAGCGGGTCTAGGTTTTTGGTTTCAATCCTCGCAGGAGAAAGCTAAACGAGATAAAGAGGATGCTGATAAAAAACGCGAGCTAGCTAGGCAACAGGAACAAGCAAAGCGAGATGCTGAACAACAAAGGGAACAAGCGCTACAATCTTACTACGATCAATTATCAGTATTGTTGGTTGACAAAAAATTAGGTGCAGTTTTACTCTATCAACTCAATACGTCAACTGATGATATTGATAACGTAAGTGAACTAGAAGTAGGCGACACAAAACAAGCAGAGATAGATGCTGATGCTGCATTGAATGTTGTGAAAGCTAAAACGTTGTCGCTATTTAGAGCTTTTGAGCAAGATATGCCCCGTAAATCCAGTGTTCTATCTTTTTTAGGTGATTCTGGGCTTTTAATTCATCTAAAATTAGACCTCTCATCTTCTAATTGGAAAGAAGCCAACCTCAGCAATGCCCAACTTAGCGGAGTTAACTTCAGCGGAGCCAACTTCAGCAAAGCTCAACTCTTTGGAGCTAACCTCAGAGGAGCCAACCTCAGTATGACTAACTTCAAGAAAGCTAAGCTTAGCTTAGCTAACCTCAGCAAAACTGACCTCAGCGATGCCAATCTCAACAAAGCCCAACTAGACGTAGCCAACCTCAGCGATGCTCAACTCATCGGAACCCAACTCATTGGAGCCGAACTCATTGGATGCGATCTTATGAGAGCCAATCTCAGCGATGCCAATCTCAGCGATGCCTATCTTAGCGGAGCTTTTCTTAAAGGAGCCAACTTCAGCAAAGCCAATCTCAGCGGAGCCAATCTTAGCAGAGCCTTTCTTAACGGAGCCAAATTTAGCAAAGCCAATCTCAGCGGAGCCGATCTTAGTTATGCCGATCTCAGTGATGTCGATCTGATCGGAGCCATTATAGATATTCAACAAATTAAATCAGCGAAGGGTTGGGAATCCGCCTTATTTTCTGATACAGTCCGAGCCGAACTTGATAAATCTATCTCGCAAAAGCAAATAAACCAGTAG
- a CDS encoding transferase hexapeptide repeat containing protein, which yields MLDTATLEQRLITLEQVVFDLQHKFESQPSSDNWLENLIGSISDDSAFLEALEYGRAFRQSDKPIDDADK from the coding sequence ATGCTAGACACAGCAACACTTGAGCAACGCTTGATAACCCTTGAACAAGTAGTTTTCGATCTTCAACATAAATTTGAAAGTCAGCCTAGCTCCGACAACTGGCTCGAAAACCTCATAGGTTCAATCTCTGACGACTCAGCTTTTCTTGAAGCCCTAGAATATGGACGTGCATTTCGGCAGTCTGACAAACCTATTGATGACGCTGACAAATAA
- a CDS encoding type II toxin-antitoxin system VapC family toxin, with translation MKYLLDTDHISFLQRRSSSEFIRLTLRMSQHSLSDFALSVISFHEQVIGAHSFINRAQTNTDIARGYTLLLETLNSFAKAPVLPFDAKAIAIFDEMRSQKVRVSTMDLRIAAIAISNNLVLLTRNTGDFSKVPSLITEDWTV, from the coding sequence GTGAAATATTTGCTCGATACCGACCACATCAGCTTTCTACAGCGCCGTTCCAGTTCAGAGTTTATTCGATTAACTTTGCGGATGTCACAACATTCGCTCTCCGACTTTGCCTTATCAGTTATTAGTTTTCATGAGCAAGTAATTGGCGCTCACAGCTTCATCAATCGCGCCCAAACAAATACAGATATAGCTCGTGGATATACGCTGTTGTTAGAAACTCTCAACAGTTTTGCAAAGGCTCCAGTTTTACCATTTGATGCTAAAGCGATCGCCATATTTGATGAGATGAGAAGTCAAAAAGTTCGCGTATCTACAATGGACTTGAGAATTGCAGCGATCGCCATTTCTAACAACTTGGTATTACTTACCCGAAATACTGGGGACTTCAGTAAAGTTCCGAGTTTAATAACCGAAGATTGGACGGTGTAA
- a CDS encoding TA system antitoxin ParD family protein translates to MSIAIRISEHLAQEAKSRSKAMHRSVAGQIEYWAAMGKILEDNPELSFSFVQAILISREQAKNSELTPYEFSE, encoded by the coding sequence ATGTCTATCGCAATCAGAATTTCTGAGCATTTAGCCCAAGAAGCAAAAAGTCGATCTAAAGCGATGCATCGCTCAGTTGCGGGTCAAATTGAATATTGGGCAGCAATGGGCAAAATCCTTGAAGACAATCCAGAGCTTTCGTTTAGCTTTGTTCAAGCAATATTGATTAGTCGTGAGCAAGCTAAGAATTCAGAATTAACACCCTATGAGTTTAGTGAATAA
- a CDS encoding type II toxin-antitoxin system RelE/ParE family toxin, whose product MGEIQVFQTPLFSKIKKKLKKNQIKDLDNAVREIIKNPEIREQKKGDLADVWVYKFRMVDRENLLAYQWDAKTRTLISLGVHENFYRDIKKYKNF is encoded by the coding sequence ATGGGTGAGATTCAAGTTTTTCAAACGCCCTTATTTTCAAAAATCAAGAAAAAGTTAAAGAAAAATCAAATCAAAGATCTTGATAATGCGGTAAGAGAAATTATCAAAAACCCCGAAATTAGGGAACAAAAAAAGGGTGATTTAGCCGATGTCTGGGTTTATAAATTTAGAATGGTTGATCGAGAAAATCTCCTTGCGTATCAATGGGATGCAAAAACGAGAACTTTAATCTCCCTCGGAGTTCATGAAAACTTTTATCGTGACATCAAAAAATATAAAAATTTCTAA
- a CDS encoding CsbD family protein, with protein sequence MVSLQQLRRFFLNISLSVILVTFISLGFGTASSWAAISSTDSINQFQSPIATMKQEDKINEVNGKIKEKIGNITGDSKKQADGKAMQFKAKTLEGLNNSIENPNYKPNSQNCEIEDCARESTEDVESQIRENWH encoded by the coding sequence ATGGTTTCACTTCAACAGTTACGTCGCTTTTTTCTCAATATTAGCTTGTCAGTAATACTCGTAACTTTTATCTCCCTTGGTTTTGGCACGGCATCTAGTTGGGCAGCAATTTCATCCACAGATTCCATTAACCAGTTCCAAAGTCCAATTGCAACCATGAAGCAAGAAGATAAAATTAACGAGGTCAATGGCAAGATTAAAGAAAAAATCGGCAATATAACTGGCGATTCAAAAAAACAAGCTGATGGCAAAGCCATGCAATTTAAGGCTAAAACCCTAGAAGGACTCAATAATAGTATTGAGAATCCTAACTACAAACCCAATAGTCAAAATTGTGAAATTGAAGATTGCGCTCGTGAATCAACGGAAGATGTAGAATCTCAAATTCGTGAAAATTGGCACTAA
- a CDS encoding damage-control phosphatase ARMT1 family protein: MKTSLDCIPCLLRQSLEASRLVSPDPSVHEQIIRDVLHWTGEMDLNQSPPEIAQLIHRRLRELTGVTDPYHEAKDWQNRMAMELIPKFRAEVKAAKNPLLMAARLAIAGNVIDMGSNGNLTEADVQESLSKALTEPFFGEEDRFQQAIANAKSVLYLADNAGEIAFDRLLVEQIINQVPPERVTLVVRGAPVLNDATLIDAHTVGIDQIVEVINNGSDAPSTLLNDCSKEFRRLFAEVDLIIAKGQGNFEALNNNPSNIFCLFKVKCGVIANLVNQPIGMQMLIHSQLDLGQKCRK, encoded by the coding sequence ATGAAGACATCCTTAGACTGTATTCCCTGCCTTTTGCGTCAATCCTTAGAGGCCTCTAGGTTAGTTTCGCCCGATCCTTCTGTCCATGAGCAAATTATCCGTGATGTTCTGCATTGGACAGGAGAAATGGATTTAAACCAATCGCCTCCTGAAATTGCCCAACTGATCCATCGACGGTTACGCGAACTAACAGGAGTGACTGATCCCTATCATGAGGCAAAAGACTGGCAAAATCGGATGGCGATGGAATTGATTCCTAAATTCAGGGCTGAGGTCAAGGCTGCTAAAAATCCGCTATTGATGGCAGCCCGTCTGGCGATCGCAGGCAATGTGATTGATATGGGCAGTAATGGCAATCTCACAGAAGCAGATGTACAAGAGTCTTTAAGTAAAGCTCTAACGGAACCATTTTTTGGAGAAGAAGATCGGTTTCAACAGGCGATCGCCAATGCGAAATCAGTTTTATATCTAGCGGATAATGCTGGAGAAATAGCTTTTGACCGACTTCTAGTGGAACAAATAATCAATCAAGTTCCGCCAGAACGAGTGACGTTGGTGGTGCGCGGTGCGCCTGTTCTCAATGATGCAACTCTGATTGACGCGCATACAGTGGGGATTGATCAAATTGTGGAAGTAATTAATAATGGTTCCGATGCTCCTAGCACTCTCTTAAATGATTGCAGTAAAGAATTTCGCCGCCTCTTTGCTGAGGTTGACTTGATCATTGCTAAAGGTCAGGGAAATTTTGAGGCTCTCAATAATAATCCCAGCAATATCTTTTGTTTATTTAAGGTCAAATGTGGGGTAATTGCTAATCTTGTTAATCAACCAATTGGTATGCAGATGCTTATACATTCCCAACTTGATTTAGGGCAGAAATGTAGAAAGTAA